One Plasmodium vinckei vinckei genome assembly, chromosome: PVVCY_09 genomic region harbors:
- a CDS encoding fam-a protein, with amino-acid sequence MNKRYIKIALALLNIAGYIQNVAFGIGSSANGAKNSNSLRQKTVYQEYKDKECKDMYETFAAIDHAKEALPLLLKLAENTNSYSYYDIVKNLWDYNDKQKSSLKFINGNGARLYSKYLILFEKLNIDGNHVNSQKRYALGAGIKQTNDTFVIVCPTRTLNYIGEINHETDLKEIIKNTKSIETGIDPEDALTKLADNITEFVIKRTEDDKIHVTYINAIYDNGNSTEYAHNKRQRDHEYTKILKLAKRIMANEFDYPPRKGV; translated from the exons atgaataaaagaTACATTAAGATTGCTTTGGCACTTTTAAATATCGCAGGATACATACAAAATGTAGCATTTGGAATCGGATCTTCTGCAAATGGTGCTAAGAACTCCAACTCCCTCCGCCAAAAAACAGt ATATCAAGAATACAAAGACAAGGAATGTAAAGACATGTATGAAACTTTTGCAGCAATAGATCATGCAAAAGAGGCGTTACCACTTTTACTAAAACTTGCTGAGAATACAAACAGTTATTCG tATTATGATATAGTAAAGAATCTCTGGGATTACAatgataaacaaaaatcGAGTctcaaatttattaatg gAAATGGTGCTCGTTTATACTCCAAATATTTAATCTTGTTTGAAAAACTTAACATAGATGGAAACCATGTAAACTCTCAAAAAAGATATGCTTTAGGTGCAGGAATTAAA CAAACAAATGACACATTCGTAATTGTTTGTCCTACAAGAACTCTAAATTATATAGGTGAAATCAATCATGAAACTGATttgaaagaaataataaaaaatacaaaatcaATCGAAACTGGAATTGATCCTGAGGACGCATTAACCAAATTAGCTGACAACATAACCGAATTTGTAATTAAAAGAACCGAAGATGATAAAATTCATGTTACTTATATCAACGCT ATCTATGATAATGGCAATTCTACCGAGTATGCCCACAATAAAAGACAGAGAGATCatgaatatacaaaaatccTAAAGTTAGCAAAACGCATTATGGCTAATGAATTCGATTATCCTCCACGTAAAGGTGTTTAA